One genomic window of bacterium includes the following:
- a CDS encoding PAS domain S-box protein, with amino-acid sequence MPVKKRRSTPRRTDAGARRQDAILKALIESPTDTHILTLDRKYRYTSFNASHRLEMKKLYGVDIKRGMCPLDVINIPTVKEAVRRGFDRALAGESFTTVEPQPGTDTWYEFDWSPIRSAAGKVVGLAALVRDITRRKRVETALAESEERYRRLVSEIGEGIGISDAAERFFFANRAADELFGVPRGGLIGRNLLDFLDAEQTEIVRQQTARRGAGHTDSYDLEITRPDGTRRITVVTASPWLDAHGRFAGSFAVFRDVTERKQAEQALSESEERFRLAFDHSPIGKSLTLPSGELRPNWAFVEMLGYTKEELEQLRWQDVTHPEDIDLTQRAIDPLLSGEKDSARIVKRFIRKDGTVVWGDMATSLRRDADGRPLYMMTSVIDVTERRQAEERLAAVAQYARSLLELSPDPLMAINADGEITDVNEATVKATGVPREQLVGTDFAGHFTEPDKARSGYQRVIAEGSVTGYPLTIKHRDGRLTAVLFNASVYWDAKGSVAGVLAAARTVTEHEPAPEPDTQSRPTA; translated from the coding sequence ATGCCAGTTAAGAAGCGACGTTCCACGCCGAGGCGGACCGACGCCGGAGCGCGCCGGCAGGACGCTATCCTGAAGGCGTTGATTGAAAGCCCGACCGACACCCACATTCTCACACTTGACCGCAAGTACCGCTACACGTCCTTCAACGCCAGCCACCGACTGGAGATGAAGAAACTCTATGGCGTCGACATCAAACGGGGCATGTGTCCGCTCGACGTCATCAACATCCCGACGGTGAAGGAAGCGGTGCGGCGCGGCTTCGACCGGGCCCTGGCCGGTGAGAGCTTCACCACGGTCGAGCCCCAGCCCGGAACCGACACATGGTACGAGTTCGACTGGAGCCCGATACGATCCGCCGCCGGAAAGGTGGTCGGCCTCGCCGCACTCGTCCGAGACATTACCCGACGCAAGCGGGTCGAAACCGCGCTGGCCGAAAGCGAAGAACGCTATCGCCGGTTGGTGTCCGAGATCGGCGAGGGCATCGGCATCAGCGACGCGGCTGAGCGTTTCTTCTTCGCGAACCGCGCCGCGGATGAGCTGTTCGGAGTGCCGCGCGGCGGTCTCATTGGCCGTAACCTGCTTGACTTCCTCGACGCCGAGCAGACCGAGATAGTGCGGCAGCAGACCGCCCGGCGAGGCGCCGGTCATACCGATTCCTACGACCTCGAAATCACCCGCCCGGACGGGACCAGGCGAATCACGGTCGTCACTGCCTCGCCCTGGCTCGACGCCCACGGACGGTTCGCCGGTTCGTTCGCGGTCTTCCGCGACGTGACCGAGCGCAAACAGGCCGAGCAGGCGCTGTCCGAGAGCGAGGAAAGGTTCAGGCTTGCATTCGACCACTCACCCATCGGTAAGTCCCTGACTCTTCCATCCGGGGAGCTCCGTCCGAACTGGGCGTTCGTCGAGATGCTTGGGTATACGAAAGAGGAACTGGAGCAACTCAGGTGGCAGGACGTCACCCACCCTGAAGACATCGATCTGACTCAGAGAGCTATCGACCCATTGCTTTCCGGAGAAAAGGACTCGGCAAGAATCGTCAAGCGGTTCATCCGCAAGGATGGCACGGTCGTCTGGGGTGACATGGCTACCTCGCTGCGAAGAGACGCGGATGGAAGACCGCTGTACATGATGACTTCGGTAATCGACGTCACCGAACGCAGGCAGGCCGAGGAGCGCCTGGCCGCAGTCGCCCAATATGCGCGGAGCCTGCTTGAATTGTCCCCCGACCCCCTGATGGCAATCAACGCGGACGGCGAGATCACCGACGTGAACGAAGCTACGGTCAAGGCGACCGGAGTGCCGCGCGAACAACTCGTCGGCACCGACTTTGCGGGCCACTTCACCGAACCGGACAAAGCCCGTTCCGGCTATCAACGGGTCATCGCCGAAGGCTCGGTAACTGGCTACCCGCTTACCATCAAGCACCGGGATGGCAGGCTCACCGCCGTTTTGTTCAACGCAAGCGTATACTGGGACGCCAAAGGCAGCGTTGCAGGCGTGCTTGCCGCGGCCCGGACCGTTACCGAGCACGAGCCGGCCCCGGAACCCGACACTCAATCCCGCCCGACCGCTTGA
- a CDS encoding SH3 domain-containing protein, with amino-acid sequence MTGLVSTSMQAHDAGKPASFPIGTFGASDRIRGGGACCSTAVRVAAVLTLAAGILSAQNTVDTTHVARTAWVIDEACRVYEHPDPFATVLFATGAGDSYHVIEQSEGWYEVALPGSRTGWIAANHAVLSSTTAGGRPHVAGSGGEVRAALGGALVGGVIGIVPLYAFMAYTFGQIGLDLFTPVHGSDAVSGTTTTIAFTSAIVSLVVATPAAAAYGAYSAGEQERPGGSLSQAWGAALVGNLAGYTVGFGLDELLSNSGLPAGLFTTVGSVAGTTTGAVLGYEHSKPANARHYASVQVGLPSVALAPGRTASGQVSPVVRANLVDLRF; translated from the coding sequence GTGACCGGGCTGGTTAGTACGTCTATGCAAGCACATGATGCAGGTAAACCTGCCTCATTTCCCATTGGGACGTTCGGGGCGAGCGACAGAATCCGCGGCGGCGGGGCGTGCTGTTCGACTGCCGTGCGGGTGGCGGCTGTCCTGACCCTGGCCGCCGGCATCCTTTCCGCCCAAAACACCGTTGACACAACCCACGTTGCCCGCACCGCCTGGGTGATTGACGAGGCTTGTCGGGTCTACGAGCATCCCGACCCGTTTGCCACTGTCCTGTTTGCCACCGGGGCCGGCGATTCCTACCATGTTATCGAGCAGTCCGAGGGCTGGTACGAGGTCGCGCTGCCCGGCAGCCGGACCGGATGGATTGCAGCCAACCACGCCGTGCTGAGTTCGACAACCGCCGGCGGCCGGCCGCACGTTGCGGGCTCGGGTGGCGAGGTTAGGGCCGCGCTCGGCGGCGCGCTGGTCGGCGGCGTTATTGGGATCGTACCGCTGTATGCGTTCATGGCCTACACCTTCGGTCAGATTGGCCTTGACCTTTTCACACCCGTGCATGGCTCGGACGCCGTTTCGGGAACCACTACCACAATCGCTTTCACCTCCGCCATCGTATCGCTGGTCGTAGCCACCCCGGCGGCGGCAGCCTACGGCGCGTATTCAGCCGGCGAACAGGAGCGCCCGGGCGGCAGCCTGTCGCAGGCATGGGGCGCGGCATTGGTCGGCAACCTCGCCGGGTACACCGTGGGGTTCGGCCTGGACGAGCTGCTGTCCAACTCCGGCTTGCCGGCCGGTCTATTCACGACCGTGGGTTCGGTTGCAGGTACGACTACCGGCGCGGTACTCGGCTACGAGCACAGCAAACCGGCCAACGCGCGCCACTATGCTTCGGTCCAGGTTGGACTGCCATCGGTCGCCCTTGCGCCGGGCAGAACGGCCTCAGGCCAGGTGTCGCCGGTTGTACGCGCCAACCTCGTTGATCTCCGGTTCTGA
- a CDS encoding S24/S26 family peptidase: MESERTESPGNPLVVRGGVAHASMPDFIALMRDVLDKGRSVRFQVWGTSMTPFIRDGDVITVAPVSAERDIGLGEVVAYLQPLPTGQWLVVHRVVGRRGSSFHIRADYALGVYCLPPVRPEHILGRVVRIERGGKDIRFGLGPERCVIAVLSRGGLLLPLLRHASPF, encoded by the coding sequence TTGGAATCTGAACGGACTGAAAGTCCAGGTAATCCGTTAGTCGTGCGTGGCGGTGTAGCTCATGCCTCCATGCCGGATTTCATAGCTCTCATGCGGGATGTGCTGGACAAGGGCCGGTCAGTGCGGTTTCAGGTGTGGGGTACGAGCATGACCCCGTTCATCAGGGACGGGGATGTAATTACCGTCGCACCGGTGTCGGCCGAGAGGGACATCGGACTGGGCGAGGTCGTCGCATACCTGCAGCCGTTGCCAACCGGTCAGTGGCTAGTGGTACATCGGGTAGTCGGTCGTCGCGGATCTAGCTTCCACATCCGAGCAGACTACGCGTTGGGTGTATACTGTCTACCGCCAGTTCGTCCCGAGCACATCCTTGGCCGAGTCGTGAGAATCGAGCGAGGCGGCAAGGACATCAGGTTCGGGCTCGGCCCGGAGCGCTGCGTGATTGCGGTACTATCTAGGGGCGGGCTGCTTCTACCGTTGCTGCGTCACGCCAGCCCGTTCTAG
- a CDS encoding helix-turn-helix transcriptional regulator: MERLAWYNPSMDRVKELKALGAKIRKLREAKGISQEDAARLAGIDRSYYGRIERGLINVSAVFLLKIARMLHCTVGSFFPPAG, encoded by the coding sequence GTGGAGCGGCTGGCTTGGTATAATCCATCCATGGACCGCGTGAAAGAATTAAAGGCCCTCGGCGCTAAGATACGGAAGCTCCGGGAGGCCAAGGGCATTTCGCAGGAAGACGCTGCGCGGCTCGCCGGCATCGACCGTTCGTACTACGGACGTATCGAGCGCGGACTCATCAACGTGTCGGCGGTTTTCCTGCTGAAGATCGCCCGCATGCTCCACTGCACCGTCGGTTCCTTCTTCCCGCCCGCAGGATAG
- a CDS encoding HNH endonuclease signature motif containing protein yields MKVALRPSGGRGEYELAGTQGGVHASDLIEKDITYEFAPDLVVPSGTQVRHLDGKTRLRTVQGGVHGYRAITALLLLPKPIREIRRTSSGAVNLSDKRYSVLSIDVDVSEVRPGSVILRPTALMAGNSTGNTRNLGFVSRLDRIERVWAAARTEKGELALLVRNHEQAIRTCTGDFSPVEHAAQAISAALHTQGDPLESLERRFVGESEPQTEEPRLVIPEDDPTTSPEAKRRLISEWRLQASRGAKGRAFSLRVREAYNHRCLFSGTRLPTTTLFKPPGVVAAHILPWRHYELDGVNNGLCLNHLCHWGFDVGLLRLDYDSNNGDYSLSIPTEMVEHARVSQADIEYFRSLAGPVPRARLPHSTRDWPSPRYLKSFNEAIAV; encoded by the coding sequence ATGAAGGTAGCCCTTCGCCCCAGCGGGGGCCGAGGTGAGTACGAGCTCGCCGGTACCCAAGGCGGGGTTCACGCGTCGGATTTGATCGAGAAGGACATCACTTACGAATTCGCACCGGACCTAGTCGTACCCAGCGGAACCCAGGTCAGACATCTGGACGGCAAGACTCGGCTTCGCACCGTTCAGGGGGGAGTTCACGGCTACCGGGCTATTACTGCATTGCTGCTTCTGCCAAAGCCAATTCGGGAGATAAGACGTACTTCATCTGGCGCAGTCAACTTGAGCGACAAGCGCTACTCTGTCCTTTCAATCGATGTCGACGTTTCAGAGGTTCGACCCGGTTCCGTCATACTGCGACCTACAGCGCTCATGGCGGGCAACAGCACCGGGAACACGCGCAACCTTGGGTTCGTGAGTCGCCTCGACCGGATCGAGCGCGTGTGGGCGGCGGCCAGGACCGAAAAAGGGGAGCTAGCTCTTCTCGTACGGAACCATGAGCAGGCCATCCGTACGTGCACTGGTGATTTCAGCCCGGTGGAGCACGCCGCACAGGCTATCTCGGCCGCACTGCATACGCAGGGCGACCCACTGGAATCGCTCGAACGGAGGTTTGTGGGCGAATCGGAGCCCCAGACCGAGGAACCGCGCTTGGTCATACCGGAGGATGATCCCACCACGTCGCCCGAGGCAAAACGGAGACTGATTTCAGAATGGCGTCTACAGGCATCGAGGGGGGCTAAGGGAAGAGCGTTCAGCCTAAGGGTGCGCGAGGCATACAATCACCGCTGCCTCTTCAGCGGTACAAGGCTCCCGACCACCACCCTATTCAAGCCACCGGGCGTCGTTGCCGCACACATACTGCCGTGGCGTCACTACGAACTGGATGGCGTAAACAACGGTTTGTGCCTGAACCACCTGTGCCACTGGGGGTTTGACGTCGGACTGCTGCGGCTGGACTACGATTCAAACAACGGCGACTACAGCTTGAGCATACCTACCGAAATGGTAGAGCACGCGCGCGTCTCTCAAGCAGACATCGAGTATTTCAGATCCCTCGCCGGCCCAGTGCCACGAGCTAGGCTTCCCCACTCGACTAGAGACTGGCCCAGCCCGAGGTACCTGAAGTCGTTCAATGAGGCGATCGCCGTCTAG
- a CDS encoding DNA cytosine methyltransferase: MGTTGGKYRVNSFFAGIGGFDLAFERAGFEIGFQCEIDEFCLDILEKHWPDVPRVRDIRSITNETAIVPADVWVGGFPCQDLSLARMGKRKGLGGSRSGLFYEFARLAGKTRPKVLVIENVHGLLNSHEGRDFQVLISALAKLGYAVGWRTLNSRYFGVPQSRRRVFIVGCDRDWRGPASLLFEPERRGGDAKEGEPNETATVSPFKEIVGDPCGEGPVHQALAYCLYACSARHTGTDWSRTYVCYPKSGRVRRLTARECEGVMGFPDGWTLPGRLRLPERDLEAKRYYALGNAVTPPVAEWLARQVRQYLRTLALPRNP, encoded by the coding sequence ATGGGTACGACTGGAGGAAAATACCGGGTGAACTCCTTCTTCGCCGGCATAGGGGGGTTCGACCTTGCGTTCGAGCGTGCTGGATTTGAGATAGGCTTCCAGTGTGAGATAGACGAGTTCTGCCTGGACATACTGGAGAAACACTGGCCGGACGTGCCTCGGGTCCGAGACATAAGGAGCATCACAAATGAGACAGCTATCGTTCCTGCCGACGTTTGGGTCGGCGGTTTCCCGTGCCAAGACCTCTCTCTCGCGCGCATGGGCAAGAGAAAGGGACTCGGGGGAAGTAGGTCAGGCCTCTTTTACGAGTTTGCTAGATTGGCTGGCAAAACGCGCCCCAAGGTTCTTGTCATCGAAAACGTGCATGGTCTACTCAATTCGCACGAAGGGCGCGACTTCCAAGTCCTTATTTCGGCATTGGCCAAGCTCGGGTATGCTGTTGGATGGCGTACTCTTAACAGCCGTTACTTCGGAGTCCCCCAATCGCGCCGTCGAGTGTTCATTGTTGGGTGTGATCGAGACTGGAGAGGTCCAGCCTCACTACTATTTGAGCCCGAACGCCGCGGTGGGGATGCTAAGGAGGGCGAACCGAATGAAACGGCCACTGTTTCCCCCTTTAAGGAAATCGTTGGAGACCCTTGCGGAGAAGGCCCAGTCCACCAAGCATTAGCCTATTGCCTGTACGCCTGTTCTGCAAGGCACACTGGCACGGACTGGAGTCGTACGTACGTGTGTTATCCTAAATCTGGTCGGGTCAGACGCCTGACGGCACGTGAATGCGAGGGCGTAATGGGTTTCCCGGATGGGTGGACGTTGCCCGGCAGACTTCGCCTGCCCGAACGGGATTTGGAGGCTAAGCGCTACTACGCCCTCGGCAACGCTGTCACGCCACCAGTGGCCGAGTGGCTTGCACGTCAGGTCAGGCAGTACCTACGCACCTTGGCTCTGCCACGCAATCCATAG
- the vsr gene encoding DNA mismatch endonuclease Vsr produces MQKPVVDNLSPARRSWNMARIKSEFTLPERAVAEVLDRMGVHYTTHDRSLPGTPDLVMRQRRKVVFVHGCFWHGHRCKRGRHVPKSNVSYWREKIRRNRVRQRAALGSLRELGYVVSVVWECQSQDKESLTSKLRSFLQLPQRAGIGARKEARPSHRPLSGD; encoded by the coding sequence GTGCAGAAGCCCGTGGTTGACAACCTCTCGCCAGCTAGGCGCAGCTGGAACATGGCGAGGATCAAGAGCGAGTTCACGCTGCCGGAGCGGGCTGTCGCAGAGGTGCTCGACCGGATGGGAGTGCATTATACGACTCATGATCGCAGCCTGCCTGGCACCCCAGATCTGGTCATGCGTCAGCGCCGCAAGGTTGTGTTTGTGCACGGATGCTTCTGGCATGGGCATCGCTGCAAGCGAGGTCGCCACGTACCCAAAAGCAACGTGAGTTACTGGCGCGAGAAAATCAGACGCAACCGGGTACGCCAACGCGCCGCGCTTGGATCGCTGCGAGAACTCGGCTATGTCGTGTCCGTAGTCTGGGAGTGCCAATCGCAGGACAAGGAGTCTTTGACATCGAAGCTTCGTTCATTCCTGCAGCTGCCACAGCGCGCTGGCATTGGAGCCCGCAAGGAAGCGCGACCGAGTCACCGCCCGTTGAGTGGCGACTAG
- a CDS encoding helix-turn-helix transcriptional regulator, with product MLGMPDDVVRKVGRRIRELRQKKGWSQEKLAEEAGLHRTYIGQVERGEKNIGVENLFRIAKAFDVEPAYMLRGLSL from the coding sequence ATGCTCGGTATGCCTGACGATGTGGTACGTAAAGTCGGCCGTAGAATAAGGGAACTGCGTCAGAAGAAGGGCTGGTCCCAGGAAAAACTAGCCGAAGAAGCCGGCCTCCACCGCACCTACATAGGTCAGGTCGAGCGCGGCGAGAAGAACATTGGGGTCGAGAACCTGTTCAGAATCGCAAAGGCCTTCGACGTAGAGCCGGCCTACATGCTGCGCGGGCTGAGCTTGTGA
- a CDS encoding sigma-70 family RNA polymerase sigma factor, with amino-acid sequence MSDAELVKGILSGTVDFEVLWERFWERVGSWLRIWVSDGEDRRDVQICVLTLAWQRLDQYDPSKGSLCTWLYRMARSVAFSFLRKKRLKMRSLEELVGVREPACEGPAEEHDLGELKRALWRAVGELPEPEQAALELYYHEGYAWAEVAGLRGTSIRTAKFHGARGLVLLRNKLACDRCRLGVL; translated from the coding sequence ATGAGCGACGCCGAACTTGTTAAAGGGATTCTCAGCGGGACCGTGGATTTCGAGGTCCTCTGGGAGCGTTTCTGGGAACGGGTAGGAAGCTGGCTGCGCATCTGGGTGAGCGATGGTGAAGACCGGCGGGACGTGCAGATTTGCGTGCTGACCCTGGCCTGGCAGCGGTTGGACCAGTACGACCCGAGCAAGGGCAGCCTGTGCACGTGGCTCTACCGGATGGCGCGGTCGGTCGCATTCTCGTTCCTGCGGAAGAAGCGTTTGAAGATGCGGAGTCTGGAGGAGCTTGTCGGCGTGCGGGAACCCGCCTGCGAGGGGCCGGCGGAAGAGCACGATCTGGGCGAGCTGAAGCGGGCGCTCTGGCGGGCGGTGGGCGAGTTGCCCGAACCGGAGCAGGCGGCGCTGGAGCTTTACTATCACGAGGGATACGCATGGGCCGAGGTCGCCGGGCTTCGGGGGACGTCGATCCGGACGGCGAAGTTCCACGGGGCGCGCGGCCTCGTTTTGCTCAGGAACAAGCTCGCGTGCGACCGTTGCCGGCTGGGGGTGCTGTGA
- the sucC gene encoding ADP-forming succinate--CoA ligase subunit beta codes for MKIHEYQAKEIFASFGIPVPRERVASKPAEAGSLARELGMPVVIKAQVLVGGRGKAGGVKKVESPDQVEAVAGSILGMDIKGLKVNKVLVSECVNIKGEAYVGIVVDRATKAPVLMASAAGGVEIEEVAKATPEKILKVAIDPAAGLLGFQARNVGMALYGDAKLARDFAGIAQKLYRIFVQKDCSLIEINPLVKLGSGSLLALDAKINFDDNADFRHKEWEVMRDLSAEEPTEVEAKAAGLTYIKLAGNVGCVVNGAGLAMATMDLIKRYGGEPANFLDVGGSSSPEKMVTAMRIILSDPNVKAILINIFGGITRCDDIATGLLHAQERADIRVPLVARLTGTNAEKAREILKGSPVTSAETMGEAVRKAVAFSGGGK; via the coding sequence ATGAAAATCCACGAGTATCAGGCTAAAGAGATATTTGCTAGCTTCGGGATTCCGGTTCCCCGGGAGCGGGTGGCGTCGAAGCCGGCTGAGGCAGGGTCGCTTGCCCGTGAGTTGGGCATGCCGGTGGTCATCAAGGCCCAGGTGCTGGTCGGCGGCCGCGGTAAGGCAGGCGGCGTGAAGAAGGTCGAGAGCCCTGACCAGGTGGAGGCCGTGGCCGGCAGCATCCTTGGGATGGATATCAAAGGACTGAAGGTGAACAAGGTTCTCGTGTCCGAGTGCGTGAACATCAAGGGCGAGGCGTACGTGGGCATCGTTGTTGACCGCGCGACCAAAGCACCGGTGTTGATGGCTTCCGCCGCGGGCGGAGTGGAAATCGAGGAAGTGGCCAAGGCGACGCCGGAGAAGATACTGAAGGTAGCCATTGACCCGGCCGCGGGTCTGCTCGGGTTCCAGGCGAGGAACGTAGGTATGGCGCTGTACGGGGACGCGAAGCTGGCCCGCGATTTTGCCGGCATCGCGCAGAAGTTGTACCGCATCTTCGTGCAGAAGGACTGTTCGCTCATCGAGATAAACCCGCTGGTGAAGCTCGGGTCAGGCAGTCTGCTCGCGCTCGACGCGAAGATCAACTTCGACGACAACGCCGATTTCCGGCACAAGGAGTGGGAAGTAATGCGCGACCTGTCGGCCGAGGAGCCCACCGAGGTCGAGGCCAAGGCTGCGGGTCTCACTTACATCAAGCTGGCAGGTAACGTCGGCTGTGTGGTCAACGGGGCCGGGCTCGCGATGGCGACGATGGACCTGATCAAGCGCTACGGCGGGGAGCCGGCAAACTTCCTCGATGTGGGCGGCTCGTCTTCGCCGGAGAAGATGGTGACCGCGATGCGGATCATCCTTTCCGACCCGAACGTGAAGGCCATCCTCATTAACATCTTCGGCGGTATCACCCGCTGCGACGACATCGCGACCGGACTGCTTCACGCCCAGGAGCGGGCCGACATCAGAGTCCCGCTGGTGGCGCGGTTGACCGGGACCAATGCCGAGAAGGCGCGGGAGATCTTGAAGGGCAGTCCGGTGACGTCGGCGGAGACGATGGGCGAGGCCGTCAGGAAAGCGGTCGCGTTCTCGGGTGGCGGGAAGTGA
- the sucD gene encoding succinate--CoA ligase subunit alpha, giving the protein MSIFVDKNTRVIVQGITGRDGAFHAKAMKEYGTNVVGGVTPGKGGQLVEGLPVFDSVEEAVKRTGANASIIFVPASFATDAMYECIASNLDLVVCISEGVPTMDMVKVLDYARGRKTRVLGPNCPGVISPGKAKVGIMPAASFKPGCVGVVSRSGTLTYEVASQTSEFGQSTVVGIGGDPVIGTNFIDCLERFNADPETRAIVVVGEIGGTDEERAAEWVKANCKKPVLGFIAGQTAPPGKRMGHAGAIISGGSGTAPEKIKAFEAAGITVVYEPDEIGPKLKARL; this is encoded by the coding sequence ATGAGTATCTTTGTTGACAAGAATACCAGGGTGATTGTGCAGGGAATTACCGGACGGGACGGGGCGTTCCACGCCAAGGCGATGAAGGAGTACGGTACTAACGTCGTGGGCGGAGTGACACCGGGCAAGGGCGGCCAGCTCGTGGAAGGCCTGCCGGTGTTTGACTCGGTCGAGGAGGCGGTGAAGAGGACCGGAGCCAACGCTTCCATCATCTTCGTTCCGGCCTCGTTTGCCACCGACGCCATGTATGAGTGCATCGCCTCGAACCTGGACCTGGTTGTCTGCATCAGTGAGGGCGTGCCGACCATGGACATGGTGAAGGTGCTCGACTATGCCCGGGGCAGGAAGACGCGCGTCCTGGGCCCGAACTGCCCGGGCGTGATTTCGCCGGGCAAGGCCAAGGTGGGCATCATGCCTGCGGCCAGCTTCAAGCCGGGCTGCGTCGGCGTGGTGTCGCGTTCCGGGACCCTGACTTATGAAGTGGCGAGCCAGACATCTGAGTTCGGCCAGTCGACTGTCGTTGGGATCGGCGGCGACCCGGTCATCGGTACCAACTTCATCGACTGCCTGGAGCGGTTCAACGCCGACCCCGAGACAAGAGCGATCGTTGTCGTAGGGGAGATCGGCGGCACCGACGAGGAGCGGGCAGCCGAGTGGGTAAAGGCAAACTGCAAGAAGCCGGTGCTCGGATTCATCGCCGGTCAGACCGCGCCGCCCGGCAAGCGGATGGGACACGCCGGCGCCATCATCTCCGGCGGTTCGGGTACTGCGCCGGAGAAGATCAAGGCATTCGAGGCTGCCGGCATCACAGTTGTCTACGAGCCGGACGAGATCGGGCCGAAGCTGAAAGCGAGACTCTAG
- a CDS encoding 2-oxoacid:acceptor oxidoreductase family protein, producing the protein MEIKVSGFGGQGIIRIGMALGKAAAINNSQFATLTQSFGPEARGGACSAQLVVSETEILYPYLTTPDILVAMSQEAYDKYEPELKEDGILLIEEDLVKPHTVRGQIKQYAIAATRIAEKLGNRLYSNFVMIGFIVAITKVIPKQAVLDSIPGTVPDRLLQKNIDAFEQGFAIGEKQLAEAK; encoded by the coding sequence ATGGAGATCAAAGTATCCGGCTTCGGCGGCCAGGGCATCATCCGCATCGGCATGGCCCTCGGCAAAGCGGCGGCAATCAACAATAGCCAGTTCGCCACGCTGACCCAGAGCTTCGGCCCGGAGGCGCGCGGCGGCGCCTGCTCGGCCCAGTTGGTCGTATCCGAAACGGAAATCCTCTACCCTTACCTGACCACCCCGGACATCCTGGTCGCGATGTCCCAGGAAGCCTACGACAAGTACGAACCTGAACTCAAAGAAGACGGCATCCTGCTCATCGAAGAAGACCTGGTAAAACCCCACACGGTACGCGGGCAGATAAAGCAGTACGCCATCGCCGCGACCCGCATCGCTGAGAAGCTGGGCAACCGGCTCTACTCTAACTTCGTGATGATAGGCTTCATCGTCGCCATCACCAAGGTGATACCCAAACAGGCCGTGCTCGACTCGATACCCGGCACCGTGCCTGACCGCCTGCTCCAGAAGAACATCGACGCATTCGAGCAGGGCTTTGCCATCGGTGAAAAGCAACTAGCCGAAGCCAAGTAG
- a CDS encoding thiamine pyrophosphate-dependent enzyme produces MEDFLRMDRMPHIWCSTCGLGTVLTAFIGAVQESAIPREDVVVVSGIGCTGRAAGYLKYDSFHTTHGRAIPYATGLKVANPRLKLCLISGDGDLVSIGGNHLIHAARRNMDLTVICVNNFNYAMTGGQAAPTTPQTAQATTAPYGAFERPFNIPFLVDSCGATYVARWTALHVRQLTVAIKEALLHRGFSFIEVISPCPTVYARRNRLGSGLDLMKFYHDHSITKNFASTRECDIKFQQDIIVGKFVQKEEPTYLDMMDAQMKKTLGAKFVPYVGPMDPAKDK; encoded by the coding sequence ATGGAGGACTTCCTCCGCATGGACCGGATGCCGCACATCTGGTGCTCGACCTGCGGCCTCGGCACGGTCCTCACCGCGTTCATCGGGGCAGTACAGGAAAGCGCCATTCCACGTGAGGATGTTGTCGTGGTTTCCGGTATCGGCTGCACCGGCCGCGCTGCCGGATACCTGAAGTACGACTCCTTCCACACAACGCACGGTCGCGCCATCCCCTATGCGACAGGGCTGAAGGTGGCGAACCCGCGACTGAAGCTGTGCCTCATCTCCGGCGACGGCGACCTGGTTTCCATCGGCGGTAATCACCTTATCCACGCCGCCCGGCGCAACATGGACCTGACGGTCATCTGCGTAAACAACTTCAACTACGCCATGACCGGCGGCCAGGCTGCGCCGACAACGCCTCAGACCGCCCAGGCGACGACCGCGCCCTACGGCGCCTTCGAGCGCCCTTTCAACATCCCGTTCCTCGTCGACTCCTGCGGCGCGACCTACGTTGCCCGCTGGACTGCGCTCCACGTCCGCCAGCTCACGGTCGCCATCAAAGAGGCGCTGCTCCATCGCGGCTTCTCCTTCATCGAGGTCATCTCCCCCTGCCCGACCGTGTACGCCCGGCGCAACCGGCTGGGCTCCGGTCTCGACCTGATGAAATTCTACCACGACCACTCCATCACCAAGAACTTCGCCTCGACCCGCGAGTGCGACATAAAGTTCCAGCAGGACATCATCGTCGGCAAGTTTGTCCAGAAGGAAGAGCCGACTTACCTCGACATGATGGACGCCCAGATGAAGAAGACGCTGGGCGCGAAGTTCGTGCCCTACGTCGGCCCAATGGACCCGGCCAAGGACAAATAG